CTGCGCGTGCTCCACCTCGCCTCGTCGCGCGCCGCCTAAGAGTCTGTGAACGACTCCCCTCCCGTCGCCAGGCGGCCGATGCATCCCGCATCGCGGCGTTGCTCCTCCTCGCCATAGCCTCCGGCTATGACTCGTCGTCGCGCCTTACGCTGCGGGCGCCTCGGCCACCTGGCTCGGTCCGGGGATTCGTTCACAAACTCTGCCCCCGTCGACGGCGCTCCCGGGAGCGTGCTAGACGCCGCCCATGGCAGACTCGCGCGCCGTCCTGATCACCGGCTGCTCGACGGGAATCGGGCGAGCCACCGCCGTGCGGCTGGCCGAGCGCGGCTGGCCGGTCTACGCGACCGCCCGGCGGCTCGACACGATCCGCGACCTCGCCGGCCACGGCTGCAAGATCCTTGCCCTCGACGTGTGCGACGAAGCGTCGATCCGCGCCGCGGTCGACACCGTGGAGCGGGCCGAGGGCGCGGTCGCCGTGCTCGTCAACAACGCGGGCTACGGGCAGGAGGGCGCCTTCGAGCTGGTGCCGATGGAGGAGGTCCGCCGCCAGTTCGAGACCAACGTCTTCGGTCTGACGCGGCTCACGCAGCTCGTGCTCCCCGGCATGCGCCGCCAGCGCTGGGGCAAGATCGTGAACCTGAGCTCCATGGGGGGGCGGCTGACGCTCCCGGGCGGCGCCTTCTATCACGCGACGAAGTACGCCGTGGAGGCGCTGAGCGACGCGCTCCGGTTCGAGGTCCGTGCGTTCGGCATCGACGTCATCGTGGTCGAGCCGGGGCCGATCCGCACGCGCTTCGGCGACACGGCGATCGCCTCGATCGGGACCGCCGCGCGCGACGACTCGCCGTACGCCGCCTTCAATGCCCTCCTGGCGCGTCGGATCCGCGAGGCCTACGAGGGTCCGATGGGGATGTTCGCGGCCGAACCCGACGCGGTCGCGCGGGTCATCGACAAGGCGATCAGTGCCCGACGGCCGAGGTCGCGCTATCCCGTCACCGTGGCCGCGCGCGTGCTGATGGCGCTCCGCCGCTGGCTGCCCGACCGCGGCTTCGACGCCTTCCTGCGCACCCAGTTCGGCGCGCCGGCGCCGGGCTGAGCGCTGGCCTTCGCCGCGTCGGCGATGCTAGATCCTCGCATGGCCGACGAGACTGCGACGATCCTCGGCGCCGCGCGCGCCGCGCTCGACGCCGCCCTGGAGGCGGGCCGCCGGTTGCTCGACGGCGGGCGGGCGATCGACGAGCACCAGGTCCACGCCGAGCGCCTGGCGTACGCCGCGACGGAGGTCGCCGCGGCCGAGGCGCTGGCCGCCTACGCTCGCGACCGGCACGCAGCCGGTGCCGGCGACCCGACCACCGACGCGATGGCGGCCGCCTTCGCGGCCGAGGTCGCCGACCGTCTCGCGGCACGGATCGCGGGGCACCGGGAGGACTTCGGCGTCGGGACGACGCCGCTCGAGGGCGCGGCCGTCCAGGCGGCCATCCGCGCCGCCCAGCACGAGGCGCGCTTGCGCGCGATCGGGCGCGAGGTGATCCGCGCGCGCGGCGCCAACAACGCCTGGCTCGAGCCCGACATGACAGTGATGGCGCGCGACTCGGCCCGCATGTTTGCCCGCAAAGCCGTGGCGCCCATCGCCGAGCGGATCCACCGCCACGACGAGCTCGTGCCGGAGGCGATCATCCGCCAGATGGCCGAGCTCGGCTACTTCGGCATGTCCGTGCCCGAGGAGTACGGCGGCCAGGGCATGGGGAACCTCGTGATGATCGTCATCACCGAGGAGCTCTCCGTCGCCTCGCTCGCGTCGGCGGGGAGCCTCATCACACGGCCGGAGATCCTCACCAAGGCGCTGCTCAAGGGCGGCACCGAGGCCCAGAAGCGGAAGTGGCTGCCGGCGATCGCCGCGGGCGAGCTGATGGTCGGCATCTCGGTCACGGAGCCGGACACGGGCTCCGACGTCGCCTCGATCCGCTGCCGCGCCGAGCGCGGTGACGGCGGCTGGTACCTCACCGGCGCGAAGGCGTGGTGCACCTTCGCCGGGCGGGCCAACGTGCTGGCGCTCCTCGCGCGCACCAACCCCGACCCGAAAGCGGGAGCGCGCGGGCTTTCGCTGTTCATCGTCCCGAAAGACTCGTTTCCGGGTCACGAGTTCGAGGTCCGCCAGCCGGGCGGCGGGGTGCTGCACGGCAAGGCGGATGCGACCCCGGGCTATCGCGGCATGCACTCCTTCACCCTCGGTCTCGAGCGCTACTTCGTCCCGGCCGAGAACCTGATCGGCGAGCGAGACGGCGAGGGCAAGGGGTTCTACCTCCAGATGCAGGGCTTCGCCGCGGGACGGCTCCAGACCGGCGGCCGCGCGACCGGCGTGGCGCAGGCTGCTCTCGAGGCGGCGGCGACGTACGCGGCCGAGCGCAGGCAGTTCGGCTGCCCGATCGGCGACTTCCAGCTGACGCAGCACAAGCTCGGCCGCATGGCGACGCACATCGCCGCGGCGCGCCAGCTGACCTACGCGGCGGCGCGCGCCATGGACGCCGACGAGACGGTGGCGCTCGAGCCGGCGATGGCGAAGCTCTTCGCGTCGGACGTCGCGGTATGGGTGACGCAGGAGGGGCAGCTCCTCCACGGGGGCTGGGGGTATGCCGAGGAGTTCGCGATCTCCCGCTACGTGGTCGACGCCCTCGTGCTGCCGATCTTCGAGGGCGTGAAGCCGATCCTCGAGCTCAAGGTGATCGCCCGGGCGTTGCTCGGCGCGCAGGCGGGCGGCACGAAGACGCCCTAATCATCGGCCCGGCTGCGAGGGCGAGTGCTCGTCTGCGGCACGTCAAGTCTTCCTCCGTCGCCGATCCGGACGTTGCTTCGCTCTGCGGCTGCCTGGCTCGAGGCGCGCCGCGTCCGCGAGGTCCTTGAGACGTCCAGTCGCCCGCTTGTTGGCGAGGAAGTCGGCGCGACCGATGACGGTCACGGGCACGTCTCCGAACGTCGCTCGCAGCCGGCGCCGCCAGGCGGGCTCGAACTCCACCCCGTCGATCGCCGTGAGCACGTCGATCCGGAGCGGCGGCACGCCGATCTGGAAGACGACCCCGGGGGTCGCGAGATCCGCGGGTGTGAGGTCGTGCAGCGGCGCCCCATAATCTCTGAGCGCGGTGAACGCCCGTCGCGCATTGTCTGGCGTGGGCTCGATCCAGACGTCGAGGTCACCCGTGCCGCGGGGGCGGCCCA
This Deltaproteobacteria bacterium DNA region includes the following protein-coding sequences:
- a CDS encoding SDR family NAD(P)-dependent oxidoreductase, producing the protein MADSRAVLITGCSTGIGRATAVRLAERGWPVYATARRLDTIRDLAGHGCKILALDVCDEASIRAAVDTVERAEGAVAVLVNNAGYGQEGAFELVPMEEVRRQFETNVFGLTRLTQLVLPGMRRQRWGKIVNLSSMGGRLTLPGGAFYHATKYAVEALSDALRFEVRAFGIDVIVVEPGPIRTRFGDTAIASIGTAARDDSPYAAFNALLARRIREAYEGPMGMFAAEPDAVARVIDKAISARRPRSRYPVTVAARVLMALRRWLPDRGFDAFLRTQFGAPAPG
- a CDS encoding acyl-CoA dehydrogenase, translated to MLDPRMADETATILGAARAALDAALEAGRRLLDGGRAIDEHQVHAERLAYAATEVAAAEALAAYARDRHAAGAGDPTTDAMAAAFAAEVADRLAARIAGHREDFGVGTTPLEGAAVQAAIRAAQHEARLRAIGREVIRARGANNAWLEPDMTVMARDSARMFARKAVAPIAERIHRHDELVPEAIIRQMAELGYFGMSVPEEYGGQGMGNLVMIVITEELSVASLASAGSLITRPEILTKALLKGGTEAQKRKWLPAIAAGELMVGISVTEPDTGSDVASIRCRAERGDGGWYLTGAKAWCTFAGRANVLALLARTNPDPKAGARGLSLFIVPKDSFPGHEFEVRQPGGGVLHGKADATPGYRGMHSFTLGLERYFVPAENLIGERDGEGKGFYLQMQGFAAGRLQTGGRATGVAQAALEAAATYAAERRQFGCPIGDFQLTQHKLGRMATHIAAARQLTYAAARAMDADETVALEPAMAKLFASDVAVWVTQEGQLLHGGWGYAEEFAISRYVVDALVLPIFEGVKPILELKVIARALLGAQAGGTKTP